In one window of Chryseobacterium viscerum DNA:
- a CDS encoding MFS transporter, with product MKKYAYIGCLGFIAVITTEFGVIGILPQVAEHYKISIDKAGYLLSAFALIIALTGPFMTLLTSGFDRKKIMLTAIFMFLITGFVSSFSPPFWLLMLVRILPAFLQPVYIASALSVAVSQADDRKKNELMGIVFNGVAIAMVTTVPFATWIAGLWSWEYSFMIQTVVSLIALAVIYFLLPPMPVKEKKSYGNQVRILKQPPFILSTLTNFFMITAWFSTYSYFADYLNKAKGMDTSMVSYMLLLFGIIGVIANGVAGKMLNKNVAATTAIFLSGTILVPILLYFSDGNLWATIAVIGIWGFLYSPSFLNASTYMISSAPESLEFANSLATSFGNLGVTVGTTIGGWIIVTKGVEYIPWIGLFFGLLAFLMMILKGILEKRSQVLSTCQN from the coding sequence ATGAAAAAATATGCATACATTGGATGTCTGGGATTTATAGCGGTTATTACAACAGAGTTTGGTGTCATCGGAATTCTCCCGCAAGTTGCAGAGCATTATAAAATCAGTATAGACAAAGCAGGGTATCTGTTGAGCGCTTTTGCATTAATTATCGCTCTTACAGGACCTTTTATGACCTTACTTACATCAGGTTTTGACCGTAAAAAAATAATGCTCACAGCCATTTTCATGTTTCTGATTACAGGATTTGTATCTTCTTTTTCGCCTCCTTTCTGGCTGTTGATGCTGGTTAGGATTTTACCGGCATTTCTTCAGCCCGTGTATATTGCGTCAGCATTATCTGTAGCAGTCTCCCAAGCGGATGACCGGAAAAAAAATGAACTGATGGGAATTGTATTTAATGGAGTTGCCATTGCAATGGTCACAACGGTTCCTTTTGCCACATGGATTGCAGGTCTTTGGTCCTGGGAGTATTCATTTATGATACAGACTGTAGTAAGTCTGATTGCTTTAGCAGTCATTTATTTCCTTCTTCCTCCGATGCCTGTAAAAGAGAAAAAATCTTATGGAAATCAGGTCAGAATCCTGAAACAGCCCCCATTTATTCTGAGTACGCTGACTAACTTTTTTATGATTACCGCATGGTTTTCTACCTATAGTTATTTTGCAGATTATCTGAATAAAGCCAAAGGAATGGATACTTCAATGGTGAGTTACATGCTTTTGTTATTTGGAATTATTGGAGTGATAGCCAATGGAGTTGCCGGAAAAATGCTTAATAAAAATGTAGCAGCTACAACCGCTATTTTCCTTTCCGGAACTATCTTAGTGCCCATTCTTCTCTATTTTTCTGATGGAAATTTATGGGCAACGATTGCCGTTATCGGAATCTGGGGATTTCTGTATTCACCCAGCTTTTTGAATGCATCTACCTATATGATCTCTTCAGCTCCGGAATCACTGGAATTTGCCAATAGTCTTGCCACATCATTCGGAAACCTGGGAGTAACAGTAGGAACTACAATCGGAGGATGGATAATCGTTACAAAAGGAGTAGAGTATATTCCATGGATAGGTTTGTTTTTCGGGCTTCTTGCATTTCTGATGATGATTTTAAAAGGTATATTGGAAAAGCGTAGTCAGGTACTTTCCACCTGTCAGAATTAA
- a CDS encoding helix-turn-helix domain-containing protein: MKVTFYEPVHSVLKNYIQGYYFIEKDDDQEPVKYLTFPDNYFIVSACQDVFVTQDKGWVEITRSSSENIVVDFVFRCSVPTEIFYRESVNEVTIYFKPLGIYHFFNADKSEDLEQEINLSDLTDMMDTVLKEPDRKIQIEILENYCLSRFRQRDLHLAYAILNDFETELSIEEIAVKNKITRQYVNKISQRYLAKPASEFRKIQRFRKVLISNKKSRNLTELSYENLFYDQSHLIKDFKELTKISPGKFFENVDTEQNNVWLFI; the protein is encoded by the coding sequence ATGAAAGTTACTTTTTATGAGCCTGTACATTCTGTTTTGAAAAACTACATTCAAGGATATTATTTTATAGAAAAAGATGATGATCAGGAACCTGTCAAATATCTTACATTTCCAGACAATTACTTTATTGTATCAGCATGTCAGGATGTATTTGTTACGCAGGATAAAGGGTGGGTAGAAATTACCAGATCTTCATCTGAGAATATCGTGGTTGATTTTGTATTCAGATGTTCTGTTCCTACAGAAATTTTTTATCGGGAATCAGTTAATGAAGTTACAATCTACTTTAAGCCGTTAGGTATTTATCATTTTTTTAATGCTGATAAAAGCGAGGATCTGGAACAGGAAATCAATCTTTCAGACCTTACAGATATGATGGATACTGTTTTAAAAGAGCCTGACAGGAAAATACAAATTGAAATCCTTGAAAATTATTGTCTTTCCAGATTCCGGCAGAGAGACTTGCATCTGGCTTATGCAATATTGAATGATTTTGAAACAGAATTGAGTATCGAAGAAATTGCTGTGAAAAATAAAATTACAAGACAATATGTAAACAAGATCTCTCAGCGATATCTGGCTAAGCCAGCTTCAGAATTCAGAAAAATACAGCGGTTTCGTAAGGTTTTGATTTCAAATAAAAAATCCAGAAATCTTACAGAACTTTCCTACGAAAATCTATTTTATGACCAATCCCATCTCATTAAAGATTTTAAGGAACTCACCAAAATAAGTCCCGGAAAATTCTTTGAGAATGTAGATACTGAACAAAATAATGTTTGGTTATTTATCTGA
- a CDS encoding DsbA family protein: MKIEIWSDVMCPFCYIGKNNFEQALNKLPFKDEVEVEWKSFQLDPSLDPKETQDTIQYFREKKGFPEAQATQMLGQVTQMGKEAGIDFNFGKALITNTFSAHKLLHLAKKHNKSNEMEEALFIAHFIDGKNVGDTEVLIALAESLGIDKEEARQAVTTDQWDDEVNQDIQEARNNGISGVPFFVLNGKYAVSGAQPVEAFENALQQTYKETVSPFKDLSGENGASCDADGCSI; this comes from the coding sequence ATGAAAATAGAAATCTGGTCGGACGTGATGTGTCCGTTTTGCTATATCGGAAAGAATAATTTTGAGCAGGCTTTGAATAAGCTTCCTTTTAAAGATGAAGTAGAAGTGGAGTGGAAGAGCTTTCAGCTGGATCCAAGTTTAGATCCGAAAGAAACTCAGGATACCATTCAGTATTTTAGAGAAAAAAAAGGTTTTCCTGAAGCTCAGGCTACCCAAATGCTTGGGCAGGTAACTCAAATGGGAAAAGAAGCCGGAATTGATTTTAATTTTGGAAAAGCTTTAATTACCAATACTTTCAGTGCTCACAAACTGCTTCATTTGGCTAAAAAGCATAACAAATCCAATGAAATGGAAGAAGCATTATTTATTGCTCACTTTATTGATGGGAAAAATGTAGGAGATACAGAAGTTTTGATCGCTCTTGCAGAAAGCTTAGGAATTGATAAAGAGGAAGCAAGACAAGCAGTTACAACAGATCAATGGGATGATGAAGTGAATCAGGATATTCAGGAGGCAAGAAACAATGGTATTTCCGGAGTTCCTTTCTTTGTTCTGAATGGTAAATATGCCGTTTCCGGCGCTCAGCCTGTAGAAGCGTTTGAGAATGCGCTTCAGCAGACTTACAAAGAAACCGTAAGTCCGTTTAAGGATCTTTCCGGTGAAAACGGAGCTTCCTGTGATGCAGACGGATGCAGCATTTAA
- a CDS encoding S41 family peptidase, producing the protein MKKSCVGLFLFTFLFSNAQKSGTSTVLTDITEKVKDYYIDKEAYKKADSLFRNELNKGAFNALNKKDFAALLTQKLRTTIKDEHFFVKYLENYMPEKQMSEKEKEKLNNEHNSLENFGFETVQRLPGNIGYINFKGFASPEASEKTLAAAMNFVANTHALVIDLRENGGGENGMVLLFCSYFFDKKTDLYTTYFRHNNKTVLNSTQPEVSGQKYLHKKIYILTSKNTFSAGEAVAYFLQQYKLAEVIGEKTGGAANPVDHFIIQNQYLLLVPAGKITSLASQKNWEHIGVTPNQEVKSEDALKAAHIKILKNIILAETKTELTIPEIKNLINKLEE; encoded by the coding sequence ATGAAAAAATCATGCGTTGGGCTTTTCCTTTTTACTTTCTTATTCTCGAATGCCCAGAAAAGTGGTACTTCCACAGTTCTTACTGATATTACAGAAAAAGTAAAAGACTATTATATTGATAAAGAAGCTTATAAAAAAGCAGATTCTCTATTCCGGAATGAATTGAATAAGGGAGCGTTTAATGCTCTCAATAAAAAAGACTTTGCAGCGCTGCTCACTCAAAAGTTAAGAACAACCATTAAAGACGAACATTTTTTCGTTAAATATCTCGAAAATTACATGCCTGAAAAACAGATGAGTGAGAAAGAAAAAGAGAAATTGAATAACGAACATAACAGTCTTGAAAACTTCGGATTTGAAACGGTTCAAAGACTCCCGGGTAATATTGGCTACATCAACTTTAAGGGTTTTGCCTCTCCTGAAGCCAGTGAAAAAACATTGGCAGCTGCTATGAATTTTGTTGCCAATACCCATGCTCTTGTTATTGACCTCCGGGAAAACGGAGGTGGAGAAAACGGAATGGTTCTTCTCTTCTGCAGTTATTTTTTTGACAAAAAAACAGATCTTTATACTACATATTTCCGGCATAATAACAAGACTGTTTTAAACAGTACCCAGCCTGAGGTTTCCGGACAGAAATATCTACATAAAAAAATTTATATTCTTACCAGTAAAAATACTTTTTCCGCAGGAGAAGCAGTAGCTTACTTCTTGCAGCAGTATAAACTTGCTGAAGTGATAGGTGAAAAAACAGGAGGTGCAGCCAATCCTGTAGATCATTTTATTATTCAAAATCAATATTTACTACTTGTCCCGGCAGGAAAAATAACATCTTTAGCAAGCCAAAAAAACTGGGAACATATAGGAGTAACTCCTAATCAGGAAGTAAAAAGCGAAGATGCTTTAAAGGCCGCTCACATTAAAATTTTAAAAAATATAATACTTGCGGAAACAAAAACAGAATTAACCATACCTGAAATAAAAAATCTTATTAATAAATTAGAAGAATAA
- a CDS encoding MFS transporter translates to MQESSSQGISRTVIWLMAIISGLVVANNYYNQPLLALISEELQVSESAASKISVLTQIGYALGLLLIVPLGDKFFRKKLILIDLFLVFGSLLWMTFATELWMLYAASLLIGATSVIPQLFVPIAAELSSDKEKSSNIGLVMSGLLLGILLSRFIGGIVGEVWGWRAMFGIAAGLMILVWLAVYKMLPELSPNFKGTYKELMRSVAHLAKTQPILQLASFRGAMAFGSMCALFTTLVFHMEKPPFNAGSSVVGSFGLAGAVGALAAAKVGKLQKYLDINRIILYSLLIVIGSWGFTYFAGETYWGLIVGVILVDLGVQSSHIMNQTNYFLIKSNAVNRLNTVYMVSYFIGGSLGTWLASVAWQKAQWSGVCFVGTVFGVLALIAHVLFCKKVNKS, encoded by the coding sequence ATGCAGGAGAGTTCTTCCCAAGGTATTTCCCGGACTGTTATCTGGCTTATGGCCATTATTTCAGGGCTGGTAGTCGCCAACAATTATTATAATCAGCCTTTACTGGCACTTATTTCAGAAGAACTGCAGGTTTCTGAAAGCGCAGCAAGTAAAATTTCAGTACTTACACAGATTGGTTATGCATTGGGCCTGCTGCTGATTGTTCCGCTGGGTGATAAATTTTTTCGCAAGAAATTAATCTTAATAGATCTGTTTCTCGTTTTTGGATCCCTTTTATGGATGACTTTTGCCACCGAGCTGTGGATGTTGTATGCTGCCAGTTTGCTCATCGGAGCTACATCGGTTATTCCGCAATTGTTTGTTCCTATTGCAGCGGAACTTTCATCAGATAAAGAAAAATCCTCCAATATCGGATTGGTAATGTCCGGGCTGCTACTGGGAATTCTTCTTTCCCGTTTTATAGGAGGAATAGTAGGTGAAGTGTGGGGCTGGAGAGCAATGTTTGGTATTGCAGCAGGACTGATGATTCTGGTTTGGCTGGCTGTCTATAAAATGCTTCCGGAACTGTCTCCTAATTTTAAAGGAACTTACAAAGAATTGATGCGTTCTGTTGCCCACCTTGCAAAAACACAACCAATTCTTCAGCTGGCATCATTCCGTGGAGCTATGGCATTTGGGTCTATGTGTGCTTTGTTTACCACGTTGGTTTTTCATATGGAAAAGCCGCCTTTTAATGCCGGATCGTCTGTAGTGGGAAGTTTCGGATTAGCAGGTGCTGTAGGTGCTTTAGCGGCAGCTAAGGTGGGGAAACTTCAAAAGTATCTGGATATCAACCGGATTATCTTATATTCTTTATTGATTGTTATAGGAAGCTGGGGCTTTACTTATTTTGCCGGAGAAACATATTGGGGACTTATTGTAGGAGTAATTCTTGTGGATTTGGGAGTACAGTCAAGTCACATAATGAACCAGACCAATTATTTCCTTATTAAATCAAATGCTGTAAACAGGCTGAATACCGTGTATATGGTGTCTTATTTTATCGGAGGATCATTGGGAACATGGCTGGCATCTGTTGCTTGGCAAAAGGCTCAGTGGAGTGGAGTATGTTTTGTAGGAACGGTATTTGGCGTATTGGCTTTGATTGCCCATGTTCTGTTTTGTAAAAAAGTGAATAAATCATAG
- a CDS encoding nucleosidase: protein MIKINNETHYSIDDTLFVFALDSEAGTVFDDKNKLITGIGKVNAAIELTKEIHARKPKLIVNLGSAGSKGFHKGEVVCCTKFIQRDMDVRGLGFKLYETPLSGVPPVLEYGLRMDTLKEGICGSGDSFEMNHSETDYNIVDMEAYPLALIAQKENIPFLCLKYISDDAGSDAADDWSVQVHLASEAFKKILFS from the coding sequence ATGATAAAAATTAACAACGAAACTCATTATTCAATTGATGATACCCTTTTTGTTTTTGCATTAGATTCCGAAGCAGGAACCGTTTTCGATGATAAAAATAAATTAATTACCGGCATCGGAAAAGTAAATGCTGCAATCGAATTAACCAAAGAGATTCATGCAAGAAAACCTAAACTGATCGTGAATTTAGGTTCTGCAGGAAGTAAAGGATTCCATAAAGGAGAAGTGGTATGCTGTACAAAATTTATTCAGCGTGACATGGATGTAAGAGGGCTTGGATTTAAACTATATGAAACCCCGCTGTCCGGAGTGCCGCCTGTACTGGAATATGGTCTTAGAATGGATACTCTTAAAGAAGGAATTTGCGGAAGTGGTGACAGTTTTGAAATGAACCATTCTGAAACTGATTATAATATTGTAGATATGGAAGCCTATCCGTTAGCATTGATTGCCCAAAAGGAAAATATTCCGTTTCTATGCCTGAAATATATCTCCGACGATGCAGGTAGTGATGCAGCAGACGATTGGAGCGTACAGGTACATCTGGCTTCTGAAGCCTTTAAAAAAATACTGTTTTCATAA
- a CDS encoding winged helix-turn-helix transcriptional regulator, with product MGKIKENSTNNINRQYIQGCDLSYAVCKIGGRWKLIILNKLKDGKLRFSEIRNSICGITERMLTLQLRELEKESLVKRTVHAEVPPRVDYELTDIARELIPIWKQLDEWGGKHREMMQVQENAEELL from the coding sequence ATGGGCAAAATCAAAGAAAATTCAACGAATAATATCAACAGACAATATATACAGGGATGTGATCTGAGTTATGCAGTATGTAAAATTGGAGGGCGTTGGAAACTGATTATTTTAAACAAATTAAAGGACGGAAAACTACGCTTCAGTGAAATAAGAAACTCTATTTGTGGAATAACAGAAAGAATGCTTACCCTGCAGCTGAGAGAACTGGAAAAAGAAAGCTTGGTAAAAAGGACCGTTCATGCAGAAGTTCCGCCAAGAGTAGATTATGAGCTTACAGATATTGCCAGAGAGCTGATTCCTATTTGGAAGCAGCTTGATGAATGGGGAGGAAAACACAGGGAAATGATGCAGGTACAGGAAAATGCAGAAGAATTATTATAA
- a CDS encoding alpha/beta hydrolase, whose product MQLTPKITQILNHLETIQPFNPQNSLDGARKFLETMSLQLSGKKESVNMIEELHIPQENHQIPIRIYRPKGKDVQQSPAIIYIHGGWFIAGGYETHDAVVRKLANKTGSVVIFIDYRLAPEHPFPAGLNDCIDGVKWVFENAESLGIDPDKVGIIGDSAGAALSTAVSTQLGKHLKFQALIYPAVDNQLNSKTWETYENGPVLNKQGGVEAWAGYLPEEEKDNPLAIPVLIKDFKETPPTLIILAEHDPLLDDGKQLSANMKNAGVELTTSLYKDMVHGFMHMGELLEEVQSAVDEMAVFAHQNLKSDE is encoded by the coding sequence ATGCAATTAACGCCTAAGATAACACAGATTTTAAATCATTTAGAAACCATACAGCCCTTCAATCCTCAGAATTCTTTAGACGGAGCAAGAAAATTTCTTGAAACCATGTCTCTTCAACTTAGTGGGAAGAAAGAATCAGTAAACATGATTGAAGAGCTGCATATTCCACAGGAAAATCATCAGATTCCTATCAGGATTTACCGTCCTAAAGGAAAAGATGTTCAACAATCACCAGCTATTATTTATATTCATGGAGGATGGTTTATTGCCGGTGGGTATGAGACTCATGATGCTGTAGTCCGTAAACTGGCCAATAAAACCGGATCAGTCGTTATTTTTATAGATTACCGTCTTGCTCCCGAACATCCTTTTCCTGCTGGTTTAAATGATTGTATTGATGGTGTAAAATGGGTATTTGAAAATGCAGAATCTTTAGGAATCGATCCTGATAAGGTTGGAATCATAGGTGATAGTGCCGGAGCAGCTTTGTCAACGGCAGTTTCTACTCAGCTAGGAAAGCATCTGAAGTTTCAGGCATTGATTTATCCTGCAGTAGACAATCAATTGAATTCAAAGACCTGGGAAACGTATGAAAACGGTCCGGTTCTCAATAAGCAGGGAGGTGTAGAAGCCTGGGCAGGTTATCTTCCGGAAGAAGAGAAAGATAATCCTCTGGCAATTCCTGTCTTGATTAAAGATTTTAAAGAAACACCACCTACTTTAATCATTCTGGCTGAACATGATCCTTTACTGGATGATGGGAAACAGCTTTCTGCTAATATGAAAAATGCAGGAGTTGAGCTTACAACAAGTCTTTACAAAGATATGGTTCACGGTTTTATGCATATGGGAGAGTTGTTGGAAGAAGTACAGTCAGCCGTAGATGAAATGGCTGTTTTTGCCCATCAAAATTTGAAATCTGACGAATAA